In one window of Zonotrichia albicollis isolate bZonAlb1 chromosome 35, bZonAlb1.hap1, whole genome shotgun sequence DNA:
- the LOC141726483 gene encoding uncharacterized protein LOC141726483, translated as MFSVRETLEKVVKELQVQIQDWQDDILTGQQKSCLTFLAMLTYGDVLEKRVRPLYKNMRLVKSPKKEMVPLVLRALETLSESDDMAKKMKSLLPEMLKFLGNWSWDISVMALDTFRNVLGQLKKKEASSMALKAVERLWKLFDAVRLSLTPQRGPGSSTGSRSCFSGLSWDGFWALQPTQGQSRFAPILQSGEDQAGLSCQCSNGGILLSCFH; from the exons ATGTTCTCCGTGCGTGAAACTCTGGAGAAGGTTGTGAAGGAGCTGCAAGTCCAAATCCAGGACTGGCAGGATGACATCTTGACTGGGCAGCAGAAGTCGTGCCTCACTTTCTTAGCT atgcTGACCTACGGTGATGTGCTGGAGAAAAGAGTGAGGCCACTCTACAAGAACATGAGACTTGTGAAGTCTCCAAAGAAGGAAATGGTCCCTCTGGTCCTCAGGGCTCTGGAGACTCTGTCGGAGAGTGACGATATG gccaagaaaatgaaaagcctCCTGCCCGAGATGctgaaattcctgggaaattGGTCCTGGGACATTTCAGTGATGGCTCTGGACACCTTCCGCAATgttctggggcagctgaagaagaaagaggcCAGCAGCATGGCTCTGAAGGCCGTGGAGAGACTCTGGAAACTGTTTGATGCGGTAAGGCTGAGTCTGACACCACAGAggggccctgggagcagcactggaagcAGGTCCTGCTTCTCTGGGCTCTCCTGGGATGGATTCTGGGCCTTGCAGCCCACGCAGGGACAATCCCGATTTGCGCCGATCCTTCAGAGCGGTGAGGATCAGGCCGGTCTGAGCTGCCAATGCAGCAATGGAGGGATCCTTCTCTCGTGTTTCCATTAA